The following is a genomic window from Aphelocoma coerulescens isolate FSJ_1873_10779 chromosome 5, UR_Acoe_1.0, whole genome shotgun sequence.
GGAAGTGAGGGCGTTTGTGCGAGGGcggaggaggcagcagagcgGGGCTCAGCACCGGGGAGCCCCCGGCGCCCCCGCACCCAGCCCgggcacagcccggcctccGCCCCGGCCTCGCCACCCCAGGATGCGTAAATCCCGCCTGGTGACGGCACACAGAGATAGGGAGACCTCAGGGATCTGTCTGAAGTCCATAAAGGAAAACCACTATTTCCTAGAGAAACCCCCCCTCGCCGTCCCAGCCCGGAGGAGGCATCCTTCAGCAGCGAACCGGTGCCTGATTCAAACCAGCTGTGCCAAACCCAGGCCAGCAATCCAGCTCTGCACAGGGAGCAGCCCCCCGGCTCTGCCTTCAGGCTTTCCAAAAGGCAGCAGGGGGTTCGGGTGCCAGGGTCTCCTCTTGCTTCCAAGCACTCATAGAAAGTACAGAGCCATTAGGCCATGGCTGGAGAGCTGAGAGCGGGGTTTGAGCGAGCCTGATGGAGAGCCGTGCACATACAGCAGCATCTTCCGAGCCATTGGTGCCTCCATCAGGGTCCTGGCACCTTTGGCTGGACATAAACATTTGGGCAGCAGCCTTGCCTGGGACACTTCTCGTGCTGCAGGACCCCATCCTGGACGGCCCGAAAATCTCCTGCCTTTTAATTTGTCTCAGACAGTCATACAGTCCTGTCTGGAGGGCTGCACTGACCTCCTAAATGACAAGCCCCTTTCATGGTTATGTACATGGCTCTAAAATGCAGCGGCCTCGCTCTGTTTCACCCTCTGGAGACCTCAGCACGGGCTTTGTCCTGAAATGGGCGGCTTTGTGACTGGCTTCAATAAGTCAAGAGCTCTTGTGTTCCTAAGCATTAAAGAGGATTTAAACTTTTTTATACACATATAGGATTAAGTGAACCTCTAGTTCAGTGTCAGATCTTTTTCGTTTTTGAAAGAGTTCAATCTCAATCAGACATCTTGGGGTTTATTGTCCACCTTGTCTCGAACAATTCCCACATCATCCTTGCTTTGtattgataataataataataataataataataataataataataataataataataataataataatagtaatttcACATGATTGCACTGATTTTTCTGTGAGCTAGTGGTAACTGTGAGATCACACTCCTCAGGTAAGCAGCCATGCAAATGTATCTCAAAAAAATTACACCTGAGCAATAACACATCTCCTAATTCTGTTCCTAGGCATTCTGGAAATAACTGCTGTGGACGTTGGAATCGTTGCCATCAAGGGCCTGTTCTCTGGCAGATACCTGGCCATGAACAAGAGGGGCAGACTTTATGCATCAGTAAGTTTGGCTGAAGTCTGGCATGTGCCTGTCATTTCCTGTGGGGTGAACAGGTCTAGTGGGGAGCACCGGTTTCTTACAAATCCACATTTCCAGAGAAGAGTGGTGTTACAAGAGGTTTTTGCCTGGAATTTTTACAGGCAACCAATCAGTATGTTCTTAAAACTGGGGGAAAGCCGTGCTCTTACTTTCGTACTGCCTGGACAGCCACAGGTACGTGGAATGGCAGAATCGCCCATATTTTATGTGGATCTTGGATGCTGGCAGGCACATGTCAGATAAAGAATGTCCAGAAGTAACTGAGCATTGATGCTACAGGAGAGCAACCTCCTGATGGGAGTTTCTTTGCACAGAGCTTTTGGGCGGGCAGTGAAACAATTTACAGGTACTAAAAGGCAGGGCTATAGCAAAGAGAGCAAGAAGGAGAAGGTGAAGGAAGACAAAGGTGAAAATAAACACCTTATTTTACTCCTTTGACCTAATTTTTTTTGCCCTGATCTGCTGATATAAGTGGGAGCCTTGCCTTTTCAGCCCAGACGTATTTCCCCTGAGTGAATAAAATACTTCAGCTTGGACTTCTTCACACTCAGGGACACACCAGGGCACGTTTGTCAGCGTGTACCATACACATTATCTCCCTACTTGAATTTCTCCCATTGTCTTTGATTACATCCCGGCAATCTTGCGATCTCTTACTGCACGGCAGCCAAACTGTGCAGTTCCCCCATGAATCCTGGGGCATGGAAGCAGGTTTGGAGAGGAGAAATATGGCTGAGGTGAAATTTGCCCCCTCCTAGAAGTCATCAGATGTACCTCTGCTGATTTGAGCAGCAGGGCATAGCCTTGAGCAATGTGATCTTGTCCCATGAGAACCCAGCCTAGGTGACACAATCAGCTCCGTGCCTCCCCAGCTTGACACATTTAACTCCGCTTTTCAGGAGTGTTCTGGCAGTGTTTATGACCCAATTTCTCACGTGATGCTCCCTGATTAAGGAGCCTGTGTGTAAAGATGAGGGTTCTTTGCTTGCTGCAGAGAACCAGACCAAAAACGATTTTGGCAAAGCGAAATGCAGATGAAGAGGAGTGAGGGCATGGTAGCTCTGCTTGCCAAAGTTAAGTCTGTCCACTTCTGTGCTTCTGGCTAATATTCTGATTGAAATGGGTATCTTTCTCAGTGGATCTCCTCCATCAGCTCAGAGCCAGCATCTGACccaaagaaattatttggaaGGATgattttttcaatttctttcttatttttctctctttcttcttcaaaaTAGGTTTGGAGTTTATTCCTTCAGATTACTTAAAGTGAATTAAAATAAGACTAAACAAATTCTGAGCAAAAAGCTCCTCTCCTAAAGTGGAGAAAAGCCAGGAGCAGGATAGCTCTGAGACTCCTTTTCTCCTGGACTTCCCTTTCTGGTGTGAGGAGCATCAGGCCATCCTGAAGTTTGTTCATCTGTCTCGTGCCAAAGAATATCAGCCATGAAAGGTTTCTGTATAGCTTGAAAAGATAATTTGTCCTCTCCAGCTGCAGTTTGAGAGAGGCTGCTTTACACCTGTGTTTCAGAGCTGGAGGGACAAGCCAGGGAAAGCTATTCCACTCCAGCTTTTTTTCACAGGAGGGCAAAGGGGTGAGGGCTCAGCTCAGGAGGAATTTCCTGGCTTTGCTTACCTGGAGAAAACTGTCCAACATCTTTACTGATAGCACTGGCCCAAGACCCTGTGCAAGGCCCCTGTTGCAAAAATCTGACTAATTCAGGGAGCGTTTTATGAAATCGTACCGGAACAACTCCGTTATCCCTCGGTTCACCAATTTCCCCATGTCAACAAAATGGGTTTGTTGAGCCTGCAGGATTCCTTTGTGCCCTTAGCAGATCGTGATAATCCTCTAGATTTATCCTGTGTGATAAACCTCCCCCCCCAGCCAGAAGGGAGGCAGGCAGCGGGACAAATCCACCTACATCTGGTGGCTGTGTGGGCTCCAGCACCACAGCATCTGAAAACCTTGTCCTTGCAAGGAAGGGCGCTTCCGTTTCACAGCTGGGAAGCCGGGACATGTGGAGTCTTTTAAAATCTTGTTATACGCccatcagcctttctggggagTGAACAGCATTACAGACATGCTGTTAGTGGGGTCTGAGGGCTTTTCTGGCCCCAGCCTGGCTACCTGTGCCCTTTCCACTCCTCCAGACAACGAAAAATATAAAACCATGGTGGTAGTTCCCTTCTGCCTCTGGGCTTCACACGTGTTAGATCCTGAAATCTTAATCCCACAGGCAGAGCAAGGATGGGTTTGGGGCTGAGGAAAGGTGGACAGTGTGGGAGGTCCTTTGTGCTGGTtctcctgctcccagggaacagggagcagTTCCTTGTGCCAGGCTTTTGCAGAGCTGTCTCTCAGTCAAGGAGCAGGTGAAAAGAGGCAAATTTGGACAGATCATGTGAGATGTGAGCACCTGGGATGGGTGCACGTTCTGCCTTATGGTTTGTGATGAAGGAGCAGCCGGGCATTTTGGAGGAGCACACTGGTAGGCAGAGCGTGCTTTCACTTTGTTGTGCTGACAAAGAAGCTCCGTAAAGGTGCAGGTTACTGCTCAAATATCCATCATGGACTGGATGTAACAGACTACAAGTGTATCTAATACACCAATTGAAGAGACACATTTTACATTACGCTGTAGGATTTTGCCTTTTCAATAGATGGCAGAGGTTGATAGGCAGCAATTAAATCACCTGTCCAGTTCACAGGTGCAGTAAATTCATAAGCacccaaaaaaatcacagctgaaCAATCAGCAGAGCTATTCACTCCTATTCCGTTTGGTTTTGGGGCCTCTTCCTGGGATCTCTGATGCACAGAGTGTGCTCACACTGCTGCCAGGCAGCACCTTGTTCAGGCTCAGCGCTTCCCTCCTGCCTTTTGTAGCCCCAGCCCGAGGTTTTCTTCCCAAGTGTGCTGCTGTCCTTGTCCTAAAACTGCATCTTGTTTCAGATTTTGTCACGTTTCCTTTGCAGGAGAACTACAACTCTGAGTGTGAGTTCGTGGAGAGGATCCACGAGCTGGGTTACAACACCTACGCCTCCCGTCTGTACCGGACTGTCCCCAGCAGGGCCGGCACCAAGCGCAAAGCCAGCGCTGAGAGACTCTGGTACGTCTCAATCAATGGCAAGGGACGACCCAGGAGGGGCTTTAAGACCCGCAGGACACAGAaatcctctctctttctgcccAGAGTGTTGGATAACAAAGACCATGAAATGGTCCGGCTGTTCCACACGAACGTGAAATACCGGGAGAGTCTCCTGAAGGCCCCGAGCAAGAACCAGCGCAGAAGGAGAGGACACTGACGGGGTGGGGGGAGCTCGTGTTGGGgatgggagggactgagagccTTCAAGATGCTACTAAAAAAACTAACAGCTGTGATTGTAAGAGAGGCATTAACACGGACAGGTTTTATACGCTGTGTACTAGAACCCAAAAGCACATCGCTTGCTTTTAGCTGTTGTAGGACTGTTCCCTGTGGGGAAAGAGATGTGAGATAAGCTGAGGCACACTCAAAGGTAAATTAGCTGGCTGTAATAATTTTGTCAATGACTTTCAcgttttcttttctaaaaaaaaaaaaaaaaaaaaaaaaaaaaaaaaggtatcatttttatttcaagtaTTTTCATTCTAACTTGCCATAGGTTATTATCTCAGTGATGCTGccctcccagagcacatggaTATTTTACACTTACCAGATTTATGTCCACAGAGAAGGTATAGCACTTTCATGGCTCTTCTGGCCATAAGAGGCTACATTCTTATTTTTACATAATACAGGAGTTAGAAAaccagtgttttgttttgttttgttttgttttaatttacatatatttatttttattttaagaccaGCTGTTATCAATCATACTTTTTCCAAGACTGTCCAAGAGAAGTAAGATTGTCAGCTACTTCAAACACCTTAGTAGACCTACACATCACAAGATTATCCTTGATTTTGTGAAACTAAATCTCCGAGATGCCTGACCTtgtcatttaaataaataaatgttggtAGAGTGGCATTGGCATTGGTCAGGCTTTGGCAACATAAATCTGTTTACCAACTAATGAATTCTCTCTTAGAATAGGGCTCAAAGGTgaggtgaaagagagtaggctcaggttggatattgggaaggaattcttccctgtgagggtggtgaggccctggcacagggtgcccagagaagctgtggatgccacattcttggaagtgtccaaggccaggctggatgggacttggagcagcccagggtagtggaaggtgtccctgcccatggcagggggtggaatgggatgagctttaaggtcccttccaacccaagccatacctggtttctattatttttctgctgtgaTTCTGGAAGTTAACTTCTGCAAAGCTGAGGAGATTCCACACCACAGATTCAACTTTGAGCAAGGAGTTAAGCTTTAAACATTTCTCTTGGCATCCAGGAGATGACAGAGTAGTACAGAAACAGAGATGTGCTTGTCAAGCACAAATAATGGTCATTTCAGTGAGGTTTGGCCTTGTGCTCTTCATTTCCCAGAATTAGGCCCTGATAGTGGAGAGCTGGAGCAAAGAAGGACTGCGCTGAAAGAAACGCTCCGTCTGAATTTAACAAAAGATCTGTAAGTTAAATCTGACATTGCGTAGAAACAGACAGGTGGGAATCCCATTCCTGGTCatatggaggagaaaaaaggccTTCTTGTGGGCTGCTGTTGAATGTGCCCATTTAAATGTTCTCATTTAAAACTAGGTAGTGGAAAACCTTCCATTCGCTAGGAGGTGAAATCCATGAGGGAGAGGAGTAAGATGAGTCCACGGAATGAGGTGACCAAGCCTAGGTTTAGCACTGCTCACATCCCTGTAAAGGTAAAACCAGAGAGGTGTTCTTTGTGCTCCATTCCTTCCACCCTTGTATCTTTTCTGCAATATTCTAACAAAGGAGGAGACTATGTTTGAATAAGAAAGTCAAAGTTCCTTGATCTCTGTTCCCCTTTATACTGAAATAATGTGAAAAGACCCTTGAAGGACGTACATTAAATAATGGTGCACACAGAATAGACCTAGGTTTAAAGAAGAGTACGGGAAACCATGACCCATGTTCccaaattttcctgcttttacaAAATACCCGAAAATAGTGCTGGGATCTTCACACAGTTAATCAGGCAGTCTCATGTCAGGAGCCACTGTGCAACGAGGaaacagagagaaggaaaaagaaacagaagaattcAGATTTTCTGTTTGCTCGCTCTCCTGTGAGCCACACAAGGCCCAAAATGCTGCAGGATCCAGGGTGCCTTCTGAAAGTTGCTTGTATCAGGGCAGAAAATTAAGTTTTGCCTCCTGGGTATCAGGGGGGTTTTGGAGACACCTTGctggctctgccagctcccCAGTCTCAATTCCCAGCTTCACTTCCCACCagaggcaggagctggctgGGCAGGAAAGGGGGATGCAGGGAGCCCTCCCATCTCTCCAGCTCCAGGAACAAAATGCAAGGCAAGGAAAGTGTCAGCAAGCCCAACTGGCAAGGAAAGATCACATACAGCTGAAGGTTAAGAGAGACGGTTTCCCTCATGtttaatttctaaataaataaatgaaaaatatttattttcgcCGCTTTCAGATCGACTTCGCCTCAAATTGTAACAAAACCAAGATCCattctcactctctctcccctaAAACTGCTGTTGTAAAGTTAATGGCTACTGGCTGCTTCAGGTATTTTTGATACAGTCCTGCTGGTCTACAGAAAACGAACAAACTCCTGTTTCCCATGACACAAAGATGCATCTTCACCCCTGCTCCAAGTCCATTTCCTACCAAACGTTTACTCTTCACTCCCAGCTTTGCTCAAGGGCAAGTGTTTGTGCTGGCTGTATCCCTTGCCTTGCTCTACCCCTGCTCTTAGCAAATTTCCCTCTCATTCTTTTCTCCTGCCTCTCTTTCCCAGATGGCCCAACTCCCTGCCCTAAAGGACCAGCAGGTAATTGCTGTGGGTGATACAGGAATATCACTAATTACAAAACACCTGCTTACTCCTGCCTTGGTTTTGAGCTGTATTTCACTCTTGTAGGAATATTGTTTTAAG
Proteins encoded in this region:
- the FGF3 gene encoding fibroblast growth factor 3 encodes the protein MVIIWILFLTLLQEPWSPGRAAAVPEAAGAAPSAPRPRRDAGGRGGVYEHLGGAPRRRKLYCATKYHLQIHASGRINGTLEKNSAFSILEITAVDVGIVAIKGLFSGRYLAMNKRGRLYASENYNSECEFVERIHELGYNTYASRLYRTVPSRAGTKRKASAERLWYVSINGKGRPRRGFKTRRTQKSSLFLPRVLDNKDHEMVRLFHTNVKYRESLLKAPSKNQRRRRGH